In Pirellulales bacterium, the genomic stretch CCCAGACGACGACCTCGACCAGCTTCTCGATCGTGGGACGCAGCCGAGCGGCCTGGGCCTCGATGTTCGGGCGATCTCCTGCCGCCAGCACCATGACGCGTGGTCGCATCCCGGCCCGGCAGCGGCTGGCGGCATCGACGGCGGTTGGTTCATTAGCCATGCCGCGCATGATAGGCGGCGGTCCTAAGTGCCAGCAAGAGGAGTGCCAGCGGTCTATTTGCCCCGGGACCAGGTACTTTTGGCAAGCTGCGGTGGAAAACTAGCGAAACTTTTCCGCGTGCGTTGATTTTAATGAAAGTTCCGATTGTAGGGCTTCCGATAGAGACGCCAGCCCGAGAGTGCAATGCGCACCGCTCCGGCTCCTGCATCCCTAGAGGACTATCCGAGGTGAGCCCGATGAGATCGGCCATTCAACTGCGGACGCTTGGACGCACCTGCTGCCTGACACTCCTGGTCGTACTGGCGGCGGCCGGTTCGGCCCGTGCTCAGACGCGAAGCTATCGCCCGGTGTCTCCGGCCGAGAGCCGACAAAGCGAGGCGGAGGAATCGGGAACGGTTTCGCGCCCGCCGGTGATGAACACCTCGGCGCGGACGTACAAGTCTCCGCAATACACGGCTCCGAGCCAGGTGTCGTCGGGGAAGACGATTCCCCTCGAGCAGGTTCGGCAGCAACAGCAGCGTTCGAACCGCCCGGCCCGCGCGCCGGAACCGCGGCCCATGTCGCCACGAACGGCCTCGCGCGAGGCCGCGCCGGCTCGCGAGATGACTCCGGTCGAGCAGGTACGCGCGGCCGAACGTCGCCTGGCGGCGCAGCGTTCGACCGAGCTGGTCTATCACGACGAAGACGTCCGCCCGGCCAATTATCGCAGCCGGCAATCGTCGGCCTATCGAGACACCAACGTCCGCCGCGCCCAGTTCGAAGAAGGCCCCATGATGGCGGATGACTTCGCGTATCAAGAGGGCTTCGAGAATGGTCCGCGGGGGGACTTCCAGGGCATGCGTGGCCCGGCCGATGGCTGGCACCGCTACCCGACCGGCCCGTGCGAACCGTACGGAGTGTGCGAGAGTGGCTGCGGTTCTTGCAATTCGTGCTGGGGCCTGTTCGACGACTTCTCGGTCTTCGCCGGCACGCACGGCTACAAGTCGCCCCTCGACTTTGGCAACGGCAACTTCGGTTTTCAGGAAGGTTTCAACTGGGGCGGGCCCTTGTGGCAGTCGTTCGGTCTGGGCTACCAGTTCGGCTTCCAGGCGTTGCAGAGCAACCTGTCGGGTGACAACACCACCGGCCAGAACAACGGCAACGATCGCAATCAGTATTTCATGACGTTCGGTCTCGTGCGTCGGGTGCGCGACTGCCGCCCCCATGAGCTTGGGTTCCAGTGGGGCGTGGTCGCCGACTGGCGTCACGACGAATACTACACCACGGCCGATCTGTTCCAGTTGCGTGCCCAGTTGAGCGTCTTCTTCACGCCCTGTGACGAATTCGGCTTCGAACTGGCCGCCAACTCGGATCGCGAGGAAGTCTTCGTGCCGATCGGCAGCACGACGAGCAATTTGATCTGGGACGTGACCGACCAGTACCGCTTCTTCTATCGCCGGCAGTTCGATTGCCGCGGCGAAGCACGCATCTGGGGTGGTTTCACCGAGAACAGCGACGGCATCGTGGGTGCCGACTTCCGCGTCGCCTTGGCGTCGAAGTGGGCCCTCGAGGGTGGTTGGAACTACATCATTCCGAAGCAAGGCGCCTCGACGGGCGGCAACGAGCAAGAGTCGTGGAACCTGGCGATGAATGTCGTCTGGTACCCGGCCAAGACGGCCCTCCGCTCGAGCACGAGCAAGTGGCGTCCGCTCTTCCCGGTGGCCGACAACGGCAGCTTCGTGGTCGAGTTCAAGTAGTCCCAGCAGGCTAGGTGGCCATGGCGCGCGTCGTCACGTTCGGCGAGATCATGCTGAGGCTGGCTACGCCGGGGCATCAGCGGTTCAGCCAGGCGAATTCGTTCGAGGTGACGTACGCGGGGGGCGAGGCGAACGTCGCCGTGTCCCTGGCTGCCTTCGGGCACGAGGCCGCCTACGTCTCGGTGCTGCCGCGGCACGCCGTGGCCGATGCCGCACTCGCCTCGCTTCGCTTCCACGGCGTCGATACGTCGACCGTGCTGCGGAGCGACGAAGGACGCCTGGGCGTCTACTTTCTCGAAACCGGCGCCGCACAGCGTGCCTCGCAGGTGCTCTACGATCGCGCCGGTTCGGCCATCGCGATGGCCCCGGCTTCGAGCTACGACTGGCCGCTGTTGCTCGCCGACCGCGATGCCTTTCATACGACGGGCATCACTCCGGCACTCGGCGAGCAACCGGCACTCGCCACGCGGACAGCGCTCGAAACCGCCAAGCAATTCGGCCTGACGACCAGCTTCGATCTCAACTACCGCGCGAAGCTGTGGAGCCACGAACAAGCGCGGACAACGGTCGAGCCGTTGCTGGCCAACGTCGATCTGTTGGTCGGCAACGAAGAGGATGCCGCCAACGTGCTCGGCATCAAAGCCGAGCGCACGAACGTCGCCCAGGGGAAACTCGACGCCAAAGCCTACGAGGGGGTCGCCCGCGCGATTCGCCGTCGCTACGGCGTCGACCGGGTCGCGATCACCCTCCGCGAGTCGGAGAGCGCCTCGGTCAATCACTGGTCGGCCTGCTTCCTCGACGGCAACGAATTCCATCTCAGCCGGCGGTACACGATTCAAGTGGTCGATCGCGTCGGCGCGGGGGATGCCTTCTGCGGCGGACTGCTGGCCGCGCTGCTTGGCGGCATGAGCGCGGCCGATTCCCTGGAGTTCGCCGTGGCCGCCTCTTGCCTCAAGCACTCGATTCCCGGCGATTTCAACCGCGTCAGCAAAGAGGAAGTGCTGCGACTCGTCGGCGGCGACGCCTCGGGCCGCGTGCAACGCTAGTGCCAATCAATACTCGTGGCTTTGCTTCTTCGCACCAGTGACCTCGGCCGCCAGGGGCTGAATCGTCTGGCGAATCTTGCGCGAGTCGCGCTCCTCGACCAGCCGGGCGATGGCATCGTCGAGTGGCATGGCGCCTTGATCGCCGTCGATGCGATCGCGGACCGAGACGGTGCCCGACTCCGCGTCGCGCTCGCCCACGACCAGCATGTAGGGAATGAGCTTGAGCTGCGCGTCGCGAATCTTGGCCCCCAGCTTGTCGGGGCGATAGTCGCCCGTCACGCGCAGTCCGACGGTGCGCAACTTCTCTTCCACCTTGCGAGCGTAATCTTCCGACTTCTGGCTCACACAGAGGACGCGCACCTGCTCGGGAGCGAGCCACAGCGGGAACGCCCCCGCGAAGTGCTCGATCAGCACGCCGATGAAGCGTTCCATCGAACCGAGCGGCGCGCGATGGATCATCACCGGCCGATGGGGCTGGTTGTCGGCGCCGATGTACTCGAGCCCAAAGCGCTCGGCGCTCGGCAGATTGTAGTCGAGTTGCACGGTGCCGAGCTGCCACTCGCGGCCCAGGCAATCGGCGACGACGAAATCGGCCTTCGGCCCGTAGAACGCCGCTTCGCCGCGTTCCACTTCGAGATGGGGCAGGTCCAGCGAGCGGCAGACTTCCTCGAGTGCCTTCTCGGCGCGATTCCAACTCTCGGCGCTGCCGACGTACTTATCGCTCTTGGGATCGCGGAAACCGAGCCGCACGCGGTAATTGTCGAGTCCCAGGGTGCGCAGCACGTGCCGGGTCATCTCGATGCAGCCGCGGAACTCGTCGGCCACCTGCTCTTCGGTGCAGAACAGGTGCGCGTCGTCCTGGGTGAAACCGCGCACGCGGGTCATGCCGTTCAACTCGCCCGACTGCTCGTAGCGATAGACGGTGCCGAACTCGGCCAGCCGCAGCGGCAGGTCGCGATAGCTGCGCGGCTTCGACTTGTAGATCATGATGTGGTGGGGGCAGTTCATCGGCTTGAGCAGATAGCGTTCCTGCTCATCCATCACGATCGGCTTGAACTGGCTGTCGGAGTAGTAGGGGAAGTGCCCCGAGGTCTCGTACAACTCGACGCGGCCGATGTTGGGGGTGTAGACCGGCTCGTAACCGCGGCGGATCAACTCTTCGCGGACGAACAACTCGAGTTGCCCGCGGACCACGGCCCCCTTGGGTAGCCAGAGGATCAACCCCGAACCCACCATGGGGCTGATGTGAAACAATTCGAGATGCTTGCCCAGCACGCGGTGATCGCGGCGCTGTGCCTCGGCCAGGCGATCGAGATGGGCCTGCAGCTCGGCCTTGTCGAAGAAGGCGGTCGCGTAGAGCCGCTGCAACTGCTCGCGCGAGGCGTCCCCCTTCCAGTAAGCGCCGGCGACCGACAACAACTTGACGGCGCCAATGGCGCCGGCACTGGGCACGTGCGGTCCGCGGCAGAGATCGACGAACTCTCCCTGACGATAGAAGCTCACCGTGGAGTGTTCGGCCAGCCCGGTCTCGATGTGCTCGACCTTGAGGGGCTGGTGCAGATCGCGACAGAGCGTGGCGGCCTTGGTCCGGGGCTCCTCGAAGCGTTCGAAGGGCTCATTCGCCTTGATGATCTTGGCCATCTCGGCCTCGATCGCCGGGAAGTCGGCCTCGCTCAACGAGTGTTCGAGCCCCATGTCGTAGTAGAAGCCGTTCTCGATCGTGGGACCGAACGCCAGGTTCACCCCCGGATAGAGCCGCATCACGGCGCGCGCCATGACGTGCGCGGCGGAATGGCGCATCACGTCGAGGGCCTCGGGATCCTTTTTCGTGATCAGTCGCAGCTTGACGTCCCCCGCGACCGGCAGTGGCACGTTGGCCGAGACGATTTTGCCCTCGACTTCCGCGGCCAGCGTGGCCTTGGCCAGGCCGGGGCCGATATCGGCGGCAACTTGCAGGGGGCTAACAGCGGAAGAGTATTCGCGAACGCTACCGTCGGGCAGATGAATTTTGAGCATGGTTCTCGCGCGTGTTGAGGGCCGGCAGAGGGGCGTCGATACAAAGGACACCGGTCGGAACTAGGAGTTCGCCGACCGCCAAGCGTGCAAGTATAGGCGGAAGCGTCCGAAGCGCAAAGCGCGGACCGATGAACAAGAGAAGCTGGTGGCACCAGGCTGTCAGCCTGTGCGTGACGAGCAAAGTGCCAGAGTTCTAGCAGTTCTGAGCCTGCCTCAGCACAGGCTAGCAGCCTGTGCCACTTTCCAGACGGTTCTGACAACCTAATCTATCACTCGTCGAGTTCCAGATCCCCTTCGGTCAGCATGGTAAAGCCCTTGGCGGCCAGGGTCTCCATGCCCATCTCGAGATTGTCGACCAGCAGCGCGACGGCCGTTTTGCCGTGCGGGTGGCTGAACAGGGCGTAGGTCTGCAGGATGTTCACTTCGGCCTGCAACAGGGCCGTGCAGACGCGCAACAGGGGTTGCTGGCCATCGGGGAGTTCGACAGCGATCAGGTCCGATTCGATCATCGCCAGTCCGGCGCGTTCGAGGATCTCGCGTCCCTGCTCGGGATGGCTCAACACAAAGCGAACCAGCGCGCACTCGGCGGCATCGACGATCGACAGCGCCACAATGCGCACGCGGCTTCCTTCGAAGCGGCGCACGACCTCGAGCAATTGGCCGACGCGATTCTCGAGAAAGACGGTGAACTGGCGGATCGTGGGATAGTTCCGCCCGCGCATCGTTTCGAAGTCCGTTCCTGTTCCCTCACCAGTGCTCATGCGCGATCTCTTGGGTACGTGCGTGGAACGCCGCGCCGCGAGCGCTGCCCTGCAACAGGTGCGGCGGGGCGAAATCGGGGCCAAAACGATGCGAAATCCCGACCGAATCAATCTACGGAATGCCCCGGCGACGGTCAACGCAAGGGATGCTCGCTGCCGTACGTAGACGATCCGCCTTGGTCGCGGGTCTCGCAATTCGTAAGATACGGATGCCGTGCCGGTTAGGATAACCACGCAGAAACGGAAACTTTCCCTCGCGGACGCTTCGGGTTGGGATGCAGGCCAATCCCAACCCGAAGCGTCCGCGAGGAAGAGCAAGGGCAAGCGTGCTCTCCTGGCGGCACGGTAGATCCCCAGCAAGACACCGTCTGAGCCGAGCCGACCTTGCCCATGCTTCTGCACACGCACGAAATCGAGTTCCGCGTGCGTTACAAAGAGACCGACGCCATGGGCGTGGTCCACCACGCGAACTATTTGACCTATTTCGAAATGGGACGCGTCGAACTGTTGCGCGCCAATGGCGGCGATTATCGCAAGATGGAAGAGGAGGGGCTCTTCCTGGTCGTGGCGCGCATGAATTGCAGCTTCCATCGCCCGGCCCGTTATGACGATGTCGTGCGACTACGGACCACGACGACCCGCGTGACCGGCGCCAAGATCGAGCACGAGTACCAACTGTTCCGCGGAAACGAGCTGCTCTGCAAGGCCAACAGCGTGCTCGCCTGCATCGATCGCTCGGGCGAGGTGCAGCGAATTCCCGAATGGCTGCGCACGGACGACGATGGGCTGGCTCGACCGCGCGATTAAGAACACTCCTCACACGACTCCGCGCTAGCGCTACCTCAGACCGGCCTCGCGCATCAATCGATCGGTTTCGCGATAGGCCTCTTCGACCCACTCGACGATTCTCTCCGGCTCGGGCGAATACTCGAGCTCGATCGAAATGGCGCCGTCGATGTCAAGCGCCTTGATCTCGCGCAGGTAGGGCTCGAACGGGACGACGCCGCGCCCGGGGGGCAAGTCGCCATGCCGGCGGCCGTCGCAGTCGGAAAGATGCACGTGCGCCGTGCGTCCTTTGAGGCGGCGAAGTTCCTCGGGCGCCACCCGCGACAGCACGAGATGCGACACGTCGATGTTCGCCTTGACCGCATCGAGGCCGACATCGTCGAGAAAACGCACCATCGTGTCGACGTTGTTCACGAGCGACAACGGAAACGGCTCCAATTCCAGAGCGATTTCGAGACCGAGTTCCGCGGCATAGCGTCCCAGCTCGCGCACGCTATCGACGCCGAGTTGCCACTGCTCGGCCGGCGGAATCACCTCCTGGTTCCAGATGTATTCGCCCAGCACCAGCAACACGTTCCGCGCGGCATACTCGTAGGCTAGATCGAGATAAGCTCGCATCCGCTGGAGGTGGAACTTGCGCACGCTGGGATTGAAATCGATCAGCCCCACCGCGACGCAAGGAAGCGAGACGATCGGCAGCCCCAGCCGGTCGCACTCGTCCTTGATCAGCCGCCGCTCGCGCACGTCGATCTCCAGCGGATCGGTGAAGATATCGATCGTGTCGAAGCCGATCTCCTTGGTCTTCCGCAGGCCAAAGACCGTGGGTTGCTGCGCCTGCACCCAGGCCGAGCTGATCAGACCAAGCTGCATGAAATCGACCTTTCGTCCTTGCGTACTTTCGCGAATCTGACCCGCGCCTCTCGACGGTGGCAACTCGTCCCACGACGGCGTCACCACTGGTGCGTGGGTCGTCACCGCGCCGGGCAAGCATCGACCGGCAACTTCGTTGCGTTTTTTTTGAAATCGCCCACGGCGGCGGGTGCGCATCGCGTCACTCGGCGTTGCGACTATCGCGCTTGCCTTGCGCTCGACGACCTCGTGCGCTCACGTGTCCGCGCACGCGACTCGTCAGGCCACTCTTGGCCACGCGTCGCTGCTTGGCTGCAACGGTCGCGGCTTGCTGATGAATCTGGCCGTCGGCCAGTTTCTTTTGAATTCCGGAAAGCGCCGGCTGGGGAGCACGACGCTGCCGCGGGGCAGGGGTCTTCTGAGCGGGCACGGAAACGGCCTGCTCCGCGCCGCGTGCCGCTGACTTTGACTTCCGCGGCGCGGCCGTCCCTTTTGTCTTGGCGGCCGGGGCCGGCTTGGCTTTCGCAGCCGGCTTGATCTTGGCAGGCTGCTTGCTCTTCTTGGTCGCTTTGAGCACCAGCTCCTTCTCCGCCAATTCGGCGCGCACTTCGGCCCGTGAGGCACGATGTCCTTGCGCGCGGGCCTTCTTGCTGGGCGCGCGAGAGGCCTTCGGCTGGCTCCCCTTGCCCGTTTCGGTGAGCTGTGCCAGTCGCGTCTCGAGGCTGGCCAGGGCATCCTGGAAGATCTGCACCTTGTCGTGGGTGCGGGTTTTGGTATCCGGCGAGCCCACCTTCCGAGCTTGGGTGCGGGATTGCGTGCGCTCCTGGTCGCGCCACTTTTCGAAGAGCTTGCGGGCACGCTGCGTGAAACTCTTCGCCTGCGCCAGGGTCAACTGGCCGAGGCGCGGACGGCGACTGGCCTGCACGACCGCCAACTCCGATTCCGAGCAGAGCGTTTGGACGCGAGACATGGGGATGGCCATGGTATTTTTCTACTCCGCCTGAGGATTTTTGGCTCGATTGCGGCGCAAGGCACACAGCGCTCGAGGCACTGAATGTGGTGCCGACGCTCAAGTCTAGCATTTCAACTCCACCGCGCCGAACGAACGGTGGTCCGATGTTCGCATCGCCAGCAGTCGTCAACGCTGTCCACGTCCTGCTTTACGACTTCCGTGTTGTAAAGAGGTGACTCCACGACGCTCAAAAAACGAAGGCTCGTCGACGAATCTCACAACAGGCTCCAGAGAAGGTAGCTGCATGCTGGGACACATCCAGCCTCCGCGATTGTGGCCAACAAATCGCATCCGGGTGGGGCCAGCGGTATAGTCTTTACTATGCGCCGCGCTTTTTTTGCCGTCATTGCCTTGCTTGTCGTTTCGTGGGTGCTCCTGCAACTGGGGGTGCTGCCGGCTCCGCTTGCGCGCGTGCTTTGGCCGGTGGTGAACACCGCCTGGGGGTTGGCCTGCCCCCTTTTTTTCCTCTCGCTCTGGATCGCGCCAGGCATCTACCAGGAGACACTCGGCGACTATCGGCAGTTCTGGGAGCGGCTGCGGGTGCGGCGGCACGAGGTGGGCGATCTCGAGCGCAAGGTCGCCACGCTCGACAAGCCTCACCACATGGTCCAACTGGGCAGCTTGTACCTGCGGCAGGGGCGCATCTCGCGCGCCATTCCGCTGCTCGAGAAGGCCCTGGCGCGAGAACCCGACACGATCGAGGCCCAATACCGGCTGGCGCTCGCCTATCTCGACCGGCATCGCTACGCCGAGGCTGCCGACTTGCTCGAAAAGGTGCATGCCGCGACCCCCGCCTACGACTACGGCACGGCCTATTTGCGCCTGGCCGAGGCGCAAACCCGGCTCGGCAACACGGCGCGTGCCCGTGACATTTACGAGGCGATGCTCAAGTTTTATCCCGGCCAGCCCGAATGTTGCTATCAATTGGGCTTACTGCTGGCCGAGGCAGGCGAACGCGAGCAGGCCGCCAAGCTGATGCGCGAGGTGATTTTTACGTTGCGCCACAGTCCCCCTTTCCAGCGCCGGCGCAACGGACATTGGGGTTTGAAGGCACGCTGGTGGTTGTGGAGACATGGATAAGCGGCGCCTCTGGCAATTGGTCGGCGGGACGATCCTTGACACTCCGGGTATCAATCCCTAGATTGCCCGGGAAGCAAACCTAATCTATTGCGCTTGTTGCGACGATTCTCGCCGGTGTCGCAGGCACTGGTGTGCAACACGATGGCCATCCAGCCCAGCATTGATCTTGTCTCGATAGCGCAAGCCTTGCGCCTCAGCCTGCCGCAGGTACAAGCGGTTATTGCGCTGTTGGAAGCCGGAAATACCGTTCCCTTCATCACGCGCTACCGCAAAGACCAGACGGGCGGACTCGACGAAGAACAGATTCGTGACGTCCAGGAGCGCTATACGCAACTCAAGCTGCTCGCCGAGCGCAAGCAAACGATCCTGCGTTCGATTGAAGGGCAGGGGAAGCTGACCCCCGAGTTGGCCACGGCCATCGCCGAGGCGACCTCGACCAAACGGCTCGAGGATCTTTACCTGCCCTATAAGCCCAAGAAGCAGACCCTGGCCACCGCGGCCCGCGAGCGCGGACTGGAGTTGCTGGCCAACGAGATTCTCGCCGCCGATGCCGCCGCGGCCGATCTCGACCGTCGGGCGCAGGATTTCATCGATCCCGATAAAGGGATGCCCACGGCCGCCGATGCCCTGCTCGGGGCGGGGCACATCCTGGCCGAGCAGTTCAGCGAGCGGGCCGCCCTGCGGCAAAAGCTGCGCGAGATTCTGCACCGCACGGGCCAACTCGTCAGCACGCGCGTCGAGAGCGAGCCGGCTCCCCCCCCCTCGCCCGAGCAACCGCAGGACGAGAAGGCCAAGGCCAAGCAGAAGGAACGCGAGAAGCTCGAACAGCTTTTCCGCGACTATTACGACTTTCGCGAGTCGTTGTCGCGCGTGCCCCCCCATCGCGTGCTGGCGATCAATCGCGGCGAGCGGGCCCGCGTGCTACGCGTACGCATCGAGTCGGACAACGCGGCCCTCGAACAGGCGACCGACGAATTGCTCGTGCCGGCCGACCATCCGCATGTCGACTTCCTGCGCGGCTGCGGTCGCGACGCGCTCACGCGTCTGGTGCTGCCGAGTCTCGAGCGTGAAATCCGCCGCGAGATGACCGACCGCGCCGATCAGCACGCGGTCGAGGTCTTTGCCCGCAACCTGCGGCACCTGCTGCTGCAGCCTCCCGTGCGTGGCCGGCGCCTGCTGGCGGTCGATCCCGGTTTCCGTAGCGGCTGCAAGCTGGCGGCGCTCGATGAGTTCGGCAATTTGCTCGATCACGGCGTGGTGCATATCGTCGGCAAGGCCGAGCGCCGGGCCGAAGCGCGGACGAAGATCGCCGAGCTCGTGCGGACGCACCACCTCTCGGTTGTGGTCATCGGCAACGGCACCGCCTGCCGGCAGACCGAAGAAGTCATCGCGTCGATGCTGAGCGAAGAGCTGGCCGATCTCGGCACGGCCTATGTCATCGTCAACGAAGCGGGGGCGAGCGTCTACTCGACGAGCCGGCTCGGCCGCGAGGAGTTCCCCAAGTACGACGCCACGCTCCGCGGCACGATCTCGATCGGACGCCGCCTGCAAGACCCGCTCAGCGAGCTGGTGAAGATCGATCCTGGCAGCATTGGCGTGGGGCTCTATCAACACGACGTGAAGGCGAAGCACCTCCGCGAATCGCTCGAAGCCGTGGTCGAGTCGTGCGTGAACTACGTCGGCGTCGATCTGAACACCGCCAGCCCGGCTTTGTTGCAAGCGGTGTCGGGCTTGAATCAACTCACGGCGCGCCGCTTGTACGATTACCGCGTCGAGCATGGCCCCTTCCGCAATCGCGAACAGTTGAAGGAAGTGCCGGGCTTTGGCGAGGCGACCTTCACGCAGGCGGCCGGATTCCTCAAGATCACCGGCGGCGACAATCCACTCGATGCCACCTGGATTCACCCGGAAAGCTATCCCGCCGCGACGCGCGTGCTCGAACGCCTGGGGGAGTCGACCGCAACGCTAGCCGATCGCGCGGCGGTCGAGAGTCTGTCGTCCAAGGCCAGCGAGGTAGACGCCACCGGTTTGGCGCAAGAGCTGGGCGTCGGCGATCTGACGCTCCGCGACATCCTGGCCGGCTTGGTGCGTCCCGGACGCGACCCCCGCGAAGACCTGCCCCCGCCGATCTTCAAACGGGGCGTGCTCAAGCTCGAAGACTTGACCGTCGGCATGGAGCTGTCGGGCACGGTGTTGAACGTGGTCGACTTCGGCGCCTTCGTCGACATCGGGCTGAGCGACAGCGGACTCGTCCACATCAGCCAGTTGGCCAACAAATTCGTGCCCAACCCGCACGAGGTGGTGGCCGTCGGCGATATCGTCAAGGTGTGGGTCCTGTCGGTCGATAAGGAACGGCGGCGTGTCTCGCTGACGATGATTCCTCCGGGGAGCGAGCGACCCAAGCCCGTGGCGCAGGCCCCGGCCCAGGCGAGTGGTGGCGAACGGCGCGAGCGACCGCCGAAGGCGGGACGCCGGCCGGATCGCAAGTCGCAGCACAAACGCCGCGATCAGGGGCATGCCGCCGCGCAGCCCCCCGCCACCGGCACAGCGCCGGCCACCAAGCCCCCGGCACGCCCAAAGCGCGAAGGCCGCCAGGCCCCCGTCGTGCTGACCAAGGCCAAGCGCGAAGGCCGCGAGCCGTTGCAGACTTTCGGTGAACTGAAAAAACTGTTCGAGCTGCGCGATGAGGGAGACGCGCCGAAATCGAGCTAGGCGGTCCAAGGCAGAAGACTCATCGCAGGCATGGATTTCGAACAGCGATTGCAGAAGGCGATTCAGCGCGGCCAAAGCGCCAGCGATGCCGAGGCGCGCGCGCGTGCCGAACGCGCCATGGGCGAAGAAGAGCTCAAGCGGCTGCACTCGCAGTACCGGCTCGAGCTGTCGGACTACATCGAGAAGTGTCTGCGCAAGCTGCCGCAGTATCTGCCGGGCTTTCAGTTCGAAACGGTCGTGAGCGATCGGGGCTGGGGGGGCAAGGTGAGCCGCGACGATTTCGCCCGCCATGCCGGCTCGCGCGATAGCGTCTTCAGCCGGTTAGAACTCGTGGTGCGCCCGTTCAGCTCTGCCCACGTGCTCGAGTTGCAGGCCAAGGGGACCGTGCGCAACAAGGAGATTTTCAACCGCTCGCAGTACCATCCGCTGCACGAGACGGATATCAATACCTTCGAGCATACGGTCGATGTCTGGGTGCTCGAGTTCGCCGAATTGTATGCCGCCCGGAGCTAGTCGCGTGCCCTCTCAGGATGACGCTCACAGCGTGCCGGCGGTTCATCATCAGCGATTCTTGCTCGGTCTGCCCGTCGCCCTGGTCGTGGCGGCGATCCTGGTGACCGGCTGCTACCTGTGGGTCGATCGTCCGGTGGCGTGGTACGTCCACGATCACGGCTTCGCCCAATGGGATCGCGAGCACGGCAACGTGCTCAAACGCATCACGAACGTGCCCGACTGGGCCGAAGAGGCGGCCCCGGCGGTGATCGTCGTTGGCGTGTTGCTCATGCTGGCCCGCCCCGACTGGCATTGTCCGCGGGCGGTCGGCACGACGGCGATCGTGTTCTTGATCTCCGATCAAATCAAGGAGCAGTTGAAATTCGTCTTCGGCCGGACCTGGCCCGACACGTGGATCGACAACAATCCGTCGCTGATTCAAAACGGCGCGTACGGTTTCCATCCCTTTACGGGGGGCATCGCCTATTCATCGTCGCCGTCGGGGCATACGACGGTCACCGTGGCGGCGATGAGCGTGCTCTGGGTGGCGTACCCCAAGCTGCGCGTGGTGTGGGTGGCGCTCGCGGTCGCCGAAGGCGCAGCCCTCGTGAGCCTGAACTATCACTTCGTCGGCGACGTGGTCGGCGGCGCCTTTCTGGGCGCGATGATCGGTCTCAGCGCAGCGCGCCTTGCCAGGCTTTAGGCGGCGATGCCACAGATCCGATGCGGGCCACAAGACCGCCGGCCTGTGCATTGAGCTTCACTTGATCCATGCTGAGCTCGAGTTCCCCAAAAACACCGGCTGGCAGCCGGCGCCACCTTGCCTGCTCCACGAACCCCACTTACCCTGCCGGCGCCAGCACCAACTCGCGCAGAGCCGCCAGGCTGGCCAGCACGTCGTCGGGCGAGACTTCCGCCCAGCCGGCCGTCTTGTGCCGCAGAATTGCCAGCTTGAACGATTCGAGCGCGTCGGCCAGATCGTCGGGCAACTCGGCGAGCGATTCGAAGGGGCGCACGGTGGCGGTCGCCGGCTCGCCCTGCTCCCTCGCCTCGGGATCGAACGAATCGTCGAATGGTGCCTCGGTGGTGCCCGATTCGTACTCGGCCCGGCTGCTGCGTTCAACCGCTTCGCGTGCCTCGTCGTTGCCATCGTCGTTCGAGAGGGTCTCGGTCGTGGGATAAATCGCGGTTTCTGCGGCGCTCGGCGCGGCGGCGTAATCTTCGTCGACCTCCGAGCTGACGATATCTT encodes the following:
- a CDS encoding sugar kinase, with product MARVVTFGEIMLRLATPGHQRFSQANSFEVTYAGGEANVAVSLAAFGHEAAYVSVLPRHAVADAALASLRFHGVDTSTVLRSDEGRLGVYFLETGAAQRASQVLYDRAGSAIAMAPASSYDWPLLLADRDAFHTTGITPALGEQPALATRTALETAKQFGLTTSFDLNYRAKLWSHEQARTTVEPLLANVDLLVGNEEDAANVLGIKAERTNVAQGKLDAKAYEGVARAIRRRYGVDRVAITLRESESASVNHWSACFLDGNEFHLSRRYTIQVVDRVGAGDAFCGGLLAALLGGMSAADSLEFAVAASCLKHSIPGDFNRVSKEEVLRLVGGDASGRVQR
- the thrS gene encoding threonine--tRNA ligase codes for the protein MLKIHLPDGSVREYSSAVSPLQVAADIGPGLAKATLAAEVEGKIVSANVPLPVAGDVKLRLITKKDPEALDVMRHSAAHVMARAVMRLYPGVNLAFGPTIENGFYYDMGLEHSLSEADFPAIEAEMAKIIKANEPFERFEEPRTKAATLCRDLHQPLKVEHIETGLAEHSTVSFYRQGEFVDLCRGPHVPSAGAIGAVKLLSVAGAYWKGDASREQLQRLYATAFFDKAELQAHLDRLAEAQRRDHRVLGKHLELFHISPMVGSGLILWLPKGAVVRGQLELFVREELIRRGYEPVYTPNIGRVELYETSGHFPYYSDSQFKPIVMDEQERYLLKPMNCPHHIMIYKSKPRSYRDLPLRLAEFGTVYRYEQSGELNGMTRVRGFTQDDAHLFCTEEQVADEFRGCIEMTRHVLRTLGLDNYRVRLGFRDPKSDKYVGSAESWNRAEKALEEVCRSLDLPHLEVERGEAAFYGPKADFVVADCLGREWQLGTVQLDYNLPSAERFGLEYIGADNQPHRPVMIHRAPLGSMERFIGVLIEHFAGAFPLWLAPEQVRVLCVSQKSEDYARKVEEKLRTVGLRVTGDYRPDKLGAKIRDAQLKLIPYMLVVGERDAESGTVSVRDRIDGDQGAMPLDDAIARLVEERDSRKIRQTIQPLAAEVTGAKKQSHEY
- a CDS encoding acetolactate synthase, with translation MSTGEGTGTDFETMRGRNYPTIRQFTVFLENRVGQLLEVVRRFEGSRVRIVALSIVDAAECALVRFVLSHPEQGREILERAGLAMIESDLIAVELPDGQQPLLRVCTALLQAEVNILQTYALFSHPHGKTAVALLVDNLEMGMETLAAKGFTMLTEGDLELDE
- a CDS encoding acyl-CoA thioesterase; the protein is MLLHTHEIEFRVRYKETDAMGVVHHANYLTYFEMGRVELLRANGGDYRKMEEEGLFLVVARMNCSFHRPARYDDVVRLRTTTTRVTGAKIEHEYQLFRGNELLCKANSVLACIDRSGEVQRIPEWLRTDDDGLARPRD
- a CDS encoding sugar phosphate isomerase/epimerase — protein: MQLGLISSAWVQAQQPTVFGLRKTKEIGFDTIDIFTDPLEIDVRERRLIKDECDRLGLPIVSLPCVAVGLIDFNPSVRKFHLQRMRAYLDLAYEYAARNVLLVLGEYIWNQEVIPPAEQWQLGVDSVRELGRYAAELGLEIALELEPFPLSLVNNVDTMVRFLDDVGLDAVKANIDVSHLVLSRVAPEELRRLKGRTAHVHLSDCDGRRHGDLPPGRGVVPFEPYLREIKALDIDGAISIELEYSPEPERIVEWVEEAYRETDRLMREAGLR
- a CDS encoding tetratricopeptide repeat protein is translated as MRRAFFAVIALLVVSWVLLQLGVLPAPLARVLWPVVNTAWGLACPLFFLSLWIAPGIYQETLGDYRQFWERLRVRRHEVGDLERKVATLDKPHHMVQLGSLYLRQGRISRAIPLLEKALAREPDTIEAQYRLALAYLDRHRYAEAADLLEKVHAATPAYDYGTAYLRLAEAQTRLGNTARARDIYEAMLKFYPGQPECCYQLGLLLAEAGEREQAAKLMREVIFTLRHSPPFQRRRNGHWGLKARWWLWRHG